The following is a genomic window from Scleropages formosus chromosome 11, fSclFor1.1, whole genome shotgun sequence.
GTGATTCCTTGCAGAAAAATTACAGTGCAGATACAGTATTTATCTTGGTGTGTATGGGTTTTAAACAACTGGTGGTTGTGTAGCATTTTCAGAGCTTCTGAAGTGATGCTTATGGTTCGTCTCATGTCTTTTTTAAGCTCCAGAGATCGTCAACTACGAGCCTTTGGGATTAGCAGCAGATATGTGGTGAGATGTCTCGATTTACTCTCTTGATTTATGCTATGCAGCAGACAACTGTGTCATTCTCAGAATTACCATTGTATCTGTGTCCTCTTGCAGGAGCATAGGAGTCATTACCTACATCTTGTAAGTTCAGGagtatttgtttctgaaatccTCTTCATTTATCACGTCCTGGTTACATTTGCTGCGGTTTTGTTAAGTTTCTCTATGTGTTGCTCTCGCAGGCTGAGTGGGGCTTCACCATTTCTTGGCGAGACCAAACAGGAGACTTTGGCAAACATCTCGGCTGTGAACTATGAGTTTGATGAGGAGTTATTCAGTCACACTAGTGAACTTGCAAAAAGCTTCATCAGACAGTTGCTAGAAAAGGACACAAGGTGAGTCATCAAAATCACTAATGTAAGTTTTTGCCTAAAGGAATCTGTAATGGTATTTAGGAAGTGGTGTTTCTATTCACAATAATATTTTGAAGGACTTTTCCTTAAGACCTATTTTATCTGGCTTCATTCTTTGCATGCTGTGACTGGAACGtgcacatttctgcatttcagttgTGAAAGTGTGATACAGAATTCAACAGGGTTTAGGGCCAGAATGAAGCATGATGAGGCTTGTTGCAATAGCTGCGGTCTTAGATGCCATGCGCGTGATGTTCTTCTTCTGGAAGTTTATGTCAGCTGAGCTTGTGGGATCTTGACTGAATTTTGCTTTTCAGGAAGAGACTTACAATTCAAGATGCTCTCAACCACCCCTGGATTAAGGTATCTGGTATACTATATTTAGCACAAAATGAGTTTTACAGGATCATTCCTGCAGTAGTCTCTGTATaaaaactctgtgtgtgtgtgtgtgtgtgtgcatgatgtTTTTAACTGATGTTAATTGATCAtgtcatgtaatgtaatgtaatgtaaaaacaatgtaaatttaacttGCATGTAGGCAAGGGATTCATCCCATGTACAGCTTGTGAAAATGCCCTTATATATGGAGAAAGTAGTAAAAGCAGTCATTTGGGAATCTGTTTCTTAACAAGCCTGGAGCATGTTTGTAAGTGTTCTGTGCTGTAAGGAAAAGACTCACACTCTGAGTGGGAGATCGCAGCTCTGTTTATGCTCCAATGCAAAGGATGAGAGTTGTTGGATGATTCCTGCTACATACCACTGGAGCATCATTTACtgtaaagcagcagcagctaccTTAGGAGTTGTATATTTCTCAAAAAGAATTCTCCTCCTAAACCACATGACTCTTGCAGTCATAAACACCTATTTAAATTCTAATCAAGGTGTGATATAATTAGAAGATTTGGAGCCAAACTTCATTAACAACAGACAACTACATTCATCTGAGTTTTCATTAGCATAAGTCTTTTAAACCCATGGACacatattttgttgtttataGTGAGCACAtgtattacattacatgtactATTTTGACATAGTACATTCTGCAGATAATAAAAATTGACCTATAAATTTCTATTAATGTGGAAACCTTGTTACGTTTGGAAAACTGCATGAAATtatggaagaaaaagaagaatgaCTCCAGCATGAAACATGGAGCGTGTTTTCGATATCTGCATCCCCTGGCTGGAAATTAACCCCTGATTTGCTGAGCACCACTCTGGTTTTCGCTGATGTGTCTGTGGACCTGTGCCACATGGAACATCGTGGTTTCAGTTCCCTATTCAATAATCAtccatttctgtgtttgtgaagTCCCATGAACACAAGCAGGAAACCAAAGGGCCTGAGAGCAAGAAGAAGGAGCGCAGGCAGCTGAAGACCAAACGTCTGAAGGAGTACACCATTAAGTCCCATTCTAGCATGCCTCCAAACAACACCTACGTCAATTTTGAGCGCTTTGCTAAGGTGGTGGATGATATCTCCTCCATGGAGAACAGCTTCACTGACATTGCTAGGGTACACATTTCGCTCCAGGAGGATATAGATGCCCTGATTTCCATCTACAACGAGAAAGACTCCTGGTATAAAGAGGAAAACGAGAATGTGAGACACGAACTCTCCCAGATCCGTTACGAGTTCCGCAAGTTGGAGGCCATGAAGAAGCATGTGCGGGATGACGTGAAGGCAGTGGACTGTAGCTTGGCCAGCATCAGTGGGAAGTATGTAGATCGGAAGACACACTTTGATTCCTTAAGGCAGGAGCTCTCCTCTGAGCTTAAGTGGGTCCAGGATGTCATGACTTCCTTCCAGATAGATGTTGACAACAAGGGCATCTCTAACCGgagcttttcctctttcttcaaCAATGATATCAATGAGGCCTTGAAGGAGCTTCTCAACCAGTCCTGTGGAGGGGAACTACTTTCTGGCATCAATCTGGACCTGAACTAAGGCCTACATTGAAAAGACATGAGACcattaaagagaaaatataGTACtagttttgtgttgtttcttaACATAGTGAAGGCAGTCTTTGTAGTATGTTGGATTAAGTATTTTTAATCAGTATTAcgtgttttgttttataattaATGCAAGTAAAGGCATTTTAGTTCCCTTTGCCTGAGTAAAATAGGAAGTAATTACTCTCCCATTGTGTGCAGTGCTTGGAAATATTTTGGTTCCATTGTGTtcaaaatgtgtcttttttttttttatgccctGTGAAAACAACTTATACATATGTTTACTGTTTGTATGTCACTTAAGGAATTGGAAGccaagttttgtttttgcatttaaaactggtttttaaaatcaaagctGTTAATGAAAGACCCTCACTTGAATAAATGtttagtaaattttttttgtatttgttttgtaacAGGCAACATGATTAAGATTTTGTAACAGTTGAtcaagttttgcttttttgtgacTAATGCTAAATTTTAACAAACTTGTTAGCTGATTTAAACTGACCACATGGTTCAatttgtactgtacacacattaTGATGCCATCAGTGTGGCGTTTGGTACAGTTTCCTtctatttcctttttttgttgtgtATGTGATTTTGGTCTGTTATTTTTCAAGATCTGAACCCATTTGCCTTATAAAGTTGTTTTGAAACATGATGCTTTGAAACATCATGCTTTGTACACTTTCTAAGATTTAGTTTCatgttctttatttaaaaaaagcgaTATTCTCCAATGCTCCAAACATAGCcagtatatgaaataaaataagctGTGTTCTGGAGCTAAACACTTTTGGACTGTGGATTCACAGACTTTTAGTAGGATAAGGTACAAGGAGTTCAGTCATTTCACATGTACTTTTCAAGCTTCTTTACTCGATATGTACATGAATAACTGTGGTTTGTTATTTCATATAGTATGTGGGTTTCTGGTTATGGCACAGTTTTGAATATCCATCCCAAAGGTTCACCTACACAGATTTTGGTTaattttgtgctgctgttgttacCAGACAACAAATTTAATACTGACCTAAAAACATGCTCCTTGTAACTGAActtgaaattagcaaaataGTTGTAAGAAGTCTAACAGAAGTGTATCTTTgatttttgcacaagtctttTCTTGCAATattaccccagtaaaataattttttttttgcaattgccTGCTTTTGATATCTGTTCACTATATTTAAGTTGCCTGTCATTTTTTACCATCTTTTCAGCCCATAAACCCAAGGCAAGCCCTGGTACGGAGGCTGTCTGTCATCAACCTGGAAAATTTCAGGAGACAGTATATCCGCCGAAGATGGAAGGTAATGTGTTCCTCTGATGCAAGGACAATCAACAGCAGTGATGCCTCTTGTTTTTTGAATGACTTATCTTACTGTTTTTAACAGATGTCTTTTAGGATTGTAGCACTCTGCAACCGCTTAACACGCATGATGAAGAAGGAACACCGCAAAGAGGAGGATGACCTGGTAACTATACGTCTTAAAATTTGCACTTACTAGCTTTTCTTGGTTCACTCTTAAGTCCCTTTTACAAATGCGCACAGGATCATCAGCTCTTAAAGAATTTGGTTAAAGTAAGAGAATAATTCAAGCAATAGAACACAACGTGACTGAAAATGTTCTTTAGAAGTTAGAATTCAAGTTTGGGAAAAGAGCCCATAATTCCATGCAAAGCATTAGCTTCTTGTAAAATAGGTGTAATTATGATTCTGAATGTCATCGTCTTTATGGGTGTTCCTAAGATCTTCAGTTCATaccttaaataaaacattaacttAATTTAAAAGCCTGCAGCAGAAGGAGTTGCTTGTAATTTTGGTCCTTTAGTAAATGACACTGTTAAATCAGTCAGTCAGCTGGGTCTACTCCAACAAGCGACGGATGCAGTAATGGCTCTTCTTGCAGAGGTGCTGCGAGAGTGACCAGGAGGAGGAAGCCATAAAGAAAAGACCCAGAGCCAGGAAAAGGAGCAGCACATCCTGAACAGATTCTTTATTGGAATGACAGATGGTTGGTTGGCCAtatactaaaacaaaaaaagagactaCAGAGAAGCTGCTGTTGTGCAAACTGAGCATCTACAATTCTCTCATTTCTAAAATGTGTCATTCACAGAATGAGAATCTGAACTTAAGACATGTGAATTCCAGCACGCCATTTACCCCCAGCTTTACACCCGTTAAGTTATTTTCATTTGCGTGTCACAACAGCCTCCTCCCCCTTGTACATACAGCACAGAGGTTAGTTGTTGTGCATACCTCTACTTTTCCTCTTAGTGAGACTCACGTAGCACTGGGCAAGAGTTGACCTCTGAAGCTTGTCTCGCTGCAAGCAACCAGCAACTTGTCAGTGTCAGAAAGGCAGCGAGGCAGAGGACGTTCAAGAGACCCTGACTGACTTAAACCTTCCTAACTTGCAGATGAATAGTGGCTAATATGTTGCCTTACTCCAGAACTCCCACTGAAAGTCAACCAACGTAGCTGAAGGACTAGAGGCTTGCTCTGGGTTGGACTACCTCTGCTGACTAGATCACTTGATGGCATAATATAGTTCCACACTTCCACAGGAGAAGTTCTGATCTTCTTCATGAACATGTAGAGCATGCAGTTATAGATTCCAAGGGCAATACAATTCTTCTCTGTGTGAAAAGACAGCTTATTTGTAACAAACAtttggaaatatatatatatatgtatatatatattttttaaattggtttactgtcattttaatttttttccagtttttttttttttttttttgggtgcctTATCAAGCAGGAGACCAGAGAACAAGCCCTTTGTAAAAATGGTTCCCATGCTTTTCTAACAGTGGGCTGTTGAAAATACTGTCCCAGTTAGGAGTGCTGGAGTTAGTCAGCATTCTGCTGAGTGATTGAAGACTTGTTTGGTACATGGCAGGCGCAGCACTGAGCTTTTAACCCCACCCAAGGAGCATGGGCCACATGTTCTTCATTAATAGTGCACAGTTTGACTAACTGATACTTGGTTTTCCAGTGAAATTTGTCTGTCTGCAATTTTTTAACTCTCTCTGCATGCCATATTAAAGGACAGTGTTGATTTGCAGTTAAAATATTACACCTGTAGTGGCCTTTCTTAACTTTAGTTGTAAGACTGAATTTATTGCGTTGCCCATTCATTAGGCTATATGTCATTTCTTGCTCTAACCCCTTAATGTGCTGTGCACTTTTAAAAGTTTATACATTTTGTGTATCATAAAACAAGTTTTGTCACATGATTGTGCGACCTTCATGGATTATTTTATAACCTTTACTTAAACTGCAAAACAACTGTGGACCTTTTAAGTTTTCTAATTGGTATTTGTCTTGTATATGATTGTAATGAGCTCTAGTGCTGTGCAAATTAAGTACTTTTTATTCTACTTCAGTTGCAAAGTATTACTTCATGTCTTCTATCATATGATGTAAGGAAGTTATATAAGAAAATTTTCAGGAACAGGAGGTTACATGTGATTTTCTCACATGTATCTAGTGTATATGttaatattgtttaaatatCGTAAGTTTTACAGTTCACTGTAAGAGTCTAAACTGTTAAAACTATTGCTGACTGGTTTGTAAGGACAAAGTTTCTGTGCAATGTTAATGTTTAccagatgtttctttttttattttattttattttattctgttgtttacGGAAAGTCCTGATCAGCCACTAAAAGTGGCCAGTCATCCTcttctcattcatttttaaaatgttttgaattacAAAAAGTCTCATAAccagttcagttttcagttttgtaaagttttaaaattatgtttttaatgtttttctgtgttacattaagaaaatattttagacTTAAGTTAATGTACCATTCATTAAACGTATTGTACAGTATAGTCTTTGTGTCAGCAAGGTCTGTTGCAGTGTGGTGAGTGATTATTCACTCGAGTATTATGGGTAAATAGTAAAATGAGTTTTGTTAAAACGTATGAATTGTATAATCCTTATTACATATTGTTACTAGCCATTACCTCAGGAACTCAGAAATAGTTGCACAAACTAAAGCACATGCAAAATAACCTGCAGTGCATTTACTCAcaaagcaagtgtgtgtgtctatatatttccgtaaaatgaatttttcctccattgtttcatttcacactgactttttgctaattttttgtGAGTGCCTTGAATAGGATATGGATGCATACTTCATTTTGTCCCTAGGTTTTGTGTAGTCCTCTTTTGTCCGCACTACAGAGGGGCCCTAACACGTTGTGGAACTGAACTTTGTGTATGCTGTGTCTGATGCATACAGTCCCACTGAGTATCATTAAAGTTGCATTAGACTCCTGAGAATGAGCAGCATTTTCACAAAGCCAGTTCCGCTCACCTGTCAGTTTTTTGTATGCAATAACTGTTGTTATGAAACTTTTATGCTCCTAATGTCtgactggaaaacaaaactgtaGTTAGAGTTCCCTGCATTCTTAATCAGAAAACCTGAAAAGGTTCGAGCATAGTTTTGGCATATTTTGGCTGGTTTTTTGGGTCTAAAATGTGGAATGATGGATTGGGACATGATTGTCTGGGCATGGGAAAAGGATTGTCATTTCTCTGTAACGTTACACAAAAAGTGCTTAATCCGACGGCTTTGGGTGACACCCAACTACAGATTAGTTTTTCACATTCTTGCTTTCAATAAAATTATTGCTGAATCAAAATCTGTGttcttaatgtgtgtgtgtgaagattcTCCACCTGGTTTGTTCAAGTATAATAGGTATGGACTGAGGTTTATTCAGAATTCCTGAAGATCAAACTGCTGAGGTTCTGTAAATttgtaatgaatgaattttgAAGGGTGGTCAGGCAGTGAAAAAATTGTATAACTGTTTTTCAAGCTCCACTGAGCTGGAAGAGATTTTGGAATGAATTGGACTTGAAACAAGTAATCTGTTGGCAGTTAAAAATGTAGGCCATCTTAATAGCATGGGTGTCAAAGTGGAAATATAATAACAAGCATTTTGTCTTTACTACTTTTCACAGATCTTTTGAGAACAACTTTAGAAAGACTGTCTTTAACATTAACTGACGTCTGTACAAGGTGCTGTTCAATGACCCAGATGACTTCAGCAGGAAATGTTGTATTACTAAAGTTACCTGGCTGAAATAGCAAGGGTACGAAATATTGGGACTGAACACTGGCTTCTTTTGTACACATGACAGTGCATTTAAAATGGTCTTTTATTATCTTGAATATTTTCATACATCCAGAATTCGTTATTTTaggatatcacacacacacacacacacacacacacacatgctgtctgaaccgcttgtcccacacggggtcgcggggaaccggagcctaacccggcaactcagggcacaaggctggagggggaggggacacacccaggacgggacgccagtccgtcacaaggcaccccaagtaggacttgaaccccagacctactggagagcaggacctggtccaacccaccgcacccccacttatTACAGACTCCCAAACATTATTTTTGAACACTATGCTTTTCATCTTATTAACATCCTCTGATGTAACAGAAAAGTCTTCATAATGCTGTAATACTGGTCTCTTAAAGCTTAGAAGCACAAAACCCGATTAGACTTCTGTTTCCAGTCTGTTATTGTAACTGATaataagtgttttatttttgtggtttAAATGGATGCATTTGCATATTATACATCACTGTACAAATCTAAAGTTTACCATGTTGCTTTCATCCACTGGCAGTCTCACAAAAGATCATCATCCTTGATTTGATATCTCTGCGATGTTGGAAGGACTTGGCCCAGGCATTTCTCTGGTGTCACTGGGTTCTTTTTAACTTGTCAAGGTTGTGGTAATGGGATCCCTCAAAATGAGGTCATCTATGGTGAGTGCCAGAAgccatctgtatttttaaatacgCTGCCGAGATAAACCCACATGATCCCAAACTGTCTTGGTTGTATGAGAAGATTATACATCTGTCTGCTATTCGATCGTAACCTATAGGTAATGGTAAGGTGACTGGAAAGTCATATATTTATGGTAGCTTGCGATCTCTCAGTGGAGTGTTATTTAAATAGGACTTCGTGAATGACTTACAAGGCAAACTGGATGTTTCCCAAGGCTGGAATTCGATAGCTGCAG
Proteins encoded in this region:
- the LOC108941158 gene encoding death-associated protein kinase 2-like isoform X2 → MRTESMAVFKQQKVEDFYEIGEELGSGQFAIVKRCREKSTGQDFAGKFIKKRQSRASRRGVRREEIEREVGILQHIQHPNIITLHDIYENRTDVVLILELVSGGELFDFLAQKESLSEEEATQFIKQILDGVHYLHSRKIAHFDLKPENIMLLDKNVPLPRIKLIDFGLAHKIEDGVEFKNIFGTPEFVAPEIVNYEPLGLAADMWSIGVITYILLSGASPFLGETKQETLANISAVNYEFDEELFSHTSELAKSFIRQLLEKDTRKRLTIQDALNHPWIKSHEHKQETKGPESKKKERRQLKTKRLKEYTIKSHSSMPPNNTYVNFERFAKVVDDISSMENSFTDIARVHISLQEDIDALISIYNEKDSWYKEENENVRHELSQIRYEFRKLEAMKKHVRDDVKAVDCSLASISGKYVDRKTHFDSLRQELSSELKWVQDVMTSFQIDVDNKGISNRSFSSFFNNDINEALKELLNQSCGGELLSGINLDLN
- the LOC108941158 gene encoding death-associated protein kinase 3-like isoform X1 — encoded protein: MLVNGWVSGGELFDFLAQKESLSEEEATQFIKQILDGVHYLHSRKIAHFDLKPENIMLLDKNVPLPRIKLIDFGLAHKIEDGVEFKNIFGTPEFVAPEIVNYEPLGLAADMWSIGVITYILLSGASPFLGETKQETLANISAVNYEFDEELFSHTSELAKSFIRQLLEKDTRKRLTIQDALNHPWIKSHEHKQETKGPESKKKERRQLKTKRLKEYTIKSHSSMPPNNTYVNFERFAKVVDDISSMENSFTDIARVHISLQEDIDALISIYNEKDSWYKEENENVRHELSQIRYEFRKLEAMKKHVRDDVKAVDCSLASISGKYVDRKTHFDSLRQELSSELKWVQDVMTSFQIDVDNKGISNRSFSSFFNNDINEALKELLNQSCGGELLSGINLDLN